ataggctttcaggaatgctggcaatagattcagcgtattcgagaacccatatctccataacaatttttaatatatttgaCCGTGTTCGGGAAAAAATcgagtttattttttttccatttttcattttcaagttgacttcgaggagctctctggagtgcaattctctatggaatcatcaactgtttagtttggtggaatcaacaaagtaggtattgaacactccatatcctaagacagtagtaggacacaatgattttcaggcagaggagcaaataggtcattttaggtgggtcaaaccacttgctcatttttgaccgaaaaaatcgagatttgcaAAATTGGTTTTCTGCACTAGGAtcgaagccttatcaacgctgataacaaaacctggaatctcaaatagatcagacgaatataacaggagatatcgcacattgaaatttgcactttttgaaaaatgctatttccatGATGAGCATCTAAACGGGGAGAGATAGGccttcgggaatgcttgcaatagattcagcgtattcgagaacccatatcttcataacaattttcaagatattggacagtgttcaggaagaaatcgaatttattttttttccatttttcattttcgagttgacttcgaggagctctcttgagtgcaattctctatggaatcatcaactgtttagtttggtggaatcaacaaagtcaGTATTGTACACtatatatcctaagacagtagtaggacaacatgattttcaggcagaggagcaaataggtcattttaggggggtcaaaccccttgctcattttttaccgaaaaaatcgagattttcaaaattgggtttttgctCTAGGATGAAatcctcatcaacgctgataacaaaaccgttaatcccaaatggatcagacgaaaatagcaGGAGCtctcgcagattgaaaattgctatttttgaaaaatgccatttccgaaatgaaaatctaaacggagggagataggctctcaggAATGTTTGCAAttgattcagcgtatttgagaacccatatcttcctaacaattttttatatatttgaccgtgttcaggaaaaaatcgaatttattatttttccattttttatattcgagttgaattcgaggagctctctggactgcaattctctatggaattatcaactgtttagtttggtgtaatcaacaaagtaagtattgtacactccatatcctaagacagtattaggacaccatgattttcaggcagaggagcaaataggtcattttaggggggtcaaaccccttgctcattttggaccgaaaaaatcgagatttgcaGAATTGTGTTTTTGCGCTAGGataaaagccttatcaacgctgataacaaaacctgaaatctcaaatagatcagacgaatataacaggagatatcgcacattgaaatttgcactttttgaaaaatgttatttccaaGATgatcatctaaacggagagagagagctttcgggaatgcttgcaatagactCAGCgaattcgagaacccatattttcataacaattttcaaaatattgaacagtgatcaggaaaaaatcgaatttattgtttttccatttttcattttcgagttgacttcgaggaactctctggagtgcaattctctatggaatcatcaactgttcagttcgttggaatcaacaaagtaagttttgtacactccatatcctaagtcAGTAATAGAACattatgattttcaggcagaggagcaaataggtcattttagggggtcaaaccccttgctcattttggaacgaaaaaatcgagatttgcaaaattgggtttttgcgctaggatggaagccttatcaacgctgataacaaaacctgaaacctcaaatagatcagacgaatataacaggagatatcgcacattgaaatttgcactttttgaaaaatgctatttcctaATGAacatctgaacggagagagataggctttcgggaatgcttgcaatagattcagcgtattcgagaacctatatcttcataacaattttcaagatattggacagtgttcaggaagaaatcgaatttattgtttttccatttttcattttcgagttgtcttcgaggagctctctggagtgcaattctctatggaatcatcaactgtttagtttggtggaatcaacaaagtcagtattgtacactccatatcctaagacagtagtaggacaacatgattttcaggcagaggagcaaataggtcattttagggggagtcaaaccccttgctcatttttgacccaaaaaatcgaggttttcaaaattgggtttttgctCTAGGATTGAatcctcatcaacgctgataacaaaactgttaatcccaaatggatcagacgaaaatggCAGgtgctatcgcagattgaaatttgctatttttgaaatatgccatttccgaaatgaaaatctaaacggagggagataggctctcaggAATGTTTGCAAttgattcagcgtatttgagaacccatatcttcctaacaattttttatatattggaccgtgttcaggaaaaaatcgaatttattatttttccattttttattttcgagttgaattcgaggagctctctggactgcaattctctatggaattaTCAACTATTCAGTTTGGTgtaatcaacaaagtaagtattgtacactccatatcctaagacagtagtaggacaccatgattttcaggcagaggagcaaataggtcattttaaggggagtcaaaccccttgctcattttggaccgaaaaaatcgagatttgcaAAATTGTGTTTTTGCGCTAGGataaaagccttatcaacgctgataacaaaacctgaaatctcaaatagatcagacgaatataacaggagatatcgcacattgaaatttgcactttttgaaaaatgttatttccaaGATgatcatctaaacggagagagagagctttcgggaatgcttgcaatagactCAGCgaattcgagaacccatattttcataacaattttcaaaatattgaacagtgatcaggaaaaaatcgaatttattgtttttccatttttcattttcgagttgacttcgaggagctctctggagtgcaattctctatggaatcatcaactgttcagttcggtggaatcaacaaagtaagttttgtacactccatatcccaagacagtaatagaacattatgattttcaggcagaggagcaaataggtcattttagggggtcaaaccccttgctcattttggaacgaaaaaatcgagatttgcaaaattgggtttttgcgctgggatggaagccttatcaacgctgataacaaaacctgaaatctcaaatagatcagacgaatataacaggagatatcgcacattgaaatttgcactttttgaaaaatgctatttcctaATGAacatctgaacggagagagataggctttcgggaatgcttgcaatagattcagcgtattcgagaacctatatcttcataacgattttcaagatattggacagtgttcaggaagaaatcgaatttattgtttttccatttttcattttcgagttgacttcgaggagctctctggagtgcaattctctatggaatcatcaactgtttagtttggtggaatcaacaaagtcagtattgtacactccatatcctaagacagtagtaggaaaacatgattttcaggcagaggagcaaataggtcattttagggggagTCAAACCATTTGCTCATTTTGGACCggaaaaatcgagatttgcaAAATTGTGTTTTTGCGCTAGGataaaagccttatcaacgctgataacaaaacctgaaatctcaaatagatcagatgaatataacaggagatatcgcacattgaaatttgcactttttgaaaaatgctatttccaagatgaacatctaaacggagagagagagctttcgggaatgcttgcgATAGACTCAGCgaattcgagaacccatattttcataacaattttcgaaatattgaacagtgatcaggaaaaaatcgaattcattgtttttccatttttcattttcgagttgacttcgaggagctctctggagtgcaattctctatggaatcatcaactgtttagtttggtgaaatcaacaaaataagttttgtacactccatatcataagacagtagtaggacaacatggttttcaggcagaggacccaataagtcattttaggggggtcaaaccccttgctcatttttgaccgaaaaaatcgagattttcaaaattgattttCTATGCTAGGATGggagccttatcaacgctgattacaaaaccgtgaaacccgaatggatcagacgaaaataacaagagatatcgcagattgaaatttgcgattttcgaaaattgctatttccaagatgaaaatctaaacggagggagataggctctcgagaatgcttgcaatagattcaacgtattcgagaacccatatctgcataccaattttcaagatattggacagtgttcaggaaaaaatcgaatttattgtttttcgatttttcattttcgagttgacttctaggagctctctggagtgcaattctctatggaatcatcaactgtatagtttggtgaaatcaacaaaataagttttgtacactccatatcataagacagtagtaggacaacatggttttcaggcagaggagccaataagtcattttaggggggtcaaaccccttgctcatttttgaccgaaaaaatcgagattttcaaaattgattttCTATGCTAGGATGggagccttatcaacgctgattacaaaaccgtgaaacccgaatggatcagacgaaaataacaagagatatcgcagattgaaatttgcgattttcgaaaattgctatttccaagatgaaaatctaaacggagggagataggctctcgagaatgcttgcaatagattcaacgtattcgagaacccatatctgcataccaattttcaagatattggacagtgttcaggaaaaaatcgaatttattgtttttcgatttttcattttcgagttgacttctaggagctctctggagtgcaattctctatggaatcatcaactgcttagtttggtggaatcaaaaaagtaagttttgtactttccatatcctaagacagtagtaggacaccatgattttcaggcagaggagcaaataggtcattttaggggggtcaaacccttgctcatttttgaccgaaaaattcgagatttgcaaaattgggtttttgcgCTAGGATGGAATctttatcaacgctgattacaaaaaagtaaatcccaattggatcgaatgaatataacaggagatatcgcagattgaaaattgcaatttttgaaaaaatgccatttcccagatgaaaatctcaacggagggacacaggctttcgaaaatgctcgcaatagattcagcgtgtccagaaacctatattttcataccaaagtttcaaatatctggccttgtttgggagaaaataattttttttgtttttccacttctcattttcgagttgactccgaagagctctctggaaagcaattctctattgaagcatcaactgtttggttttctagaatcatcgaaataaattaCATGCACTgcatatcctgagacatcaatagaacatccttattttcagacagagtggaaaataggtcattgtaggggggtctaaccacttgctcatttttgaccctcaaaatcgagattttcgaaatcgaaatctcaattggttcagatgaacataacaggagatatcgcagattgaaaattgcattttttgaaaaatgccatgttccagatgaaaatcttaacggagatagataggctctcgaaaatgcccgcaatatattaagcgtgtccagaaacctatattgtcataccaaagtttcaaatatcttgtcctgttcaggagaaaataatttttttcgtttttcaacttttcattttcgagttgagtccgaagagcactctggaaagcaattctccattgaagcatcaactaattggttttctagaatctgcaaaataaattctatgcactccatattctgagacattaatagaacatccttattttcagacagagtggaaaataggtcattgtaggggggtctaaccccttgctctttttgaccctcaaaatcgagattttcgaaatcaagtttctgtgctaggatagaagcctaggcaacgctgattatagaaccggaaatcccaattggatcggatgaatataacaggagatatcgcagattgaaaattgcagattttgaaaaatgccattttccagatgaaaatctcaacggagggagacaggctttcgaaaatgctcgtaatagattcagcgtgtccagaaacctatattttcataccaaagtttcaaatatttatccttgtttgggagaaaataattttttttgtttttccacttttcattttcgagttgagtccgaagagctctctggaaagcaattctctattgaagcataaactgtttggttttctagaatcttcgaaataaattctatgcactcaatatcctgagacattaatagaacatccttattttcagagagtggaaaataggtcattgtaggggggtctaatcccttgctcattttttaccctcaaaatcgagaatttcgaaatcgagttttcgtgctagggtagaactctaggcaacgctgattatggaaccgggaatctcaattggttcagatgaatataacaggagatatcgcagattgaaaattgcaatttttgaaaaatgccatgttccagatgaaaatcttaacggagggagacaggctttcgaaaatgctcgcaatagattcagcgtgtccagaaacctatattttaaccaaagtttcaaatatctgtccttgtttgggagaaaataattttttttgtttttccacttttcattttctagttgagtccgaagagctctctggaaagcaattctctattgaagcatcaactgtttggttttctagaatcttcgaaataaattctatgcactcaatatcctgagacattaatagaacatccttattttcagagagtggaaaataggtcattgtatgggggtctaacaccttgctcatttttgaccctcaaaatcgatattttcgaaatcgagtttctgtgctagggtagaagcctaggcaacgctgactatagaaccggaaattcCAAGTGGATCGGATGGATATAACAGgatatatcgcagattgaaaattgcaatttttgaaaaaatgccatttcccagatgaaaatctcaacggagggagacaggcttacGAAAATGCTCGTAAAAAGAAACCtatattgtcataccaaagtttcatatatcttgtcctgttcaggagaaaataatttttttcgtttttccacttttcattttcgagttgagtccgaagagcacTCTGGAATgtaattctccattgaagcatcaactaattggttttctagaatctgcgaaataaattctatgcactccatattctgagacattaatagaacatccttattttcagacagagtggaaaataggtctttgtaggggggtctaaccccttgctcatttttgaccctcaaaatcgatattttcgaaatcgagtttctgtgctagggtagaagcctaggcaacgctgactatagaaccggaaattccaagtggatcggatgaatataacaggatatatcgcagattgaaaattgcaatttttgaaaaaatgccatttcccagatgaaaatctcaacggagggagacaggctttcgaaaatgatcgcaatagattcagcgtgtccagaaacctatattttcgtaccaaagtttcaaatatctggccttgtttgggagaaaataattttttttgtttttccacttctcattttcgagttgactccgaagagctctctggaaagcaattctctattgaagcatcaactgtttggttttctagaatcatcgaaataaattccatgcactgcatatcctgagacatcaatagaacatccttattttcagacagagtggaaaataggtcattgtaggggggtctaaccacttgctcatttttgaccctcaaaatcgagattttcgaaatcgagtttctgtgctagggtaaaagcctaggcaacgctgattatagaaccggaaatctcaattggatcagatgaatataacaggagatatcgcagattgaaaattgcaatttttgaaaaatgacatgttccagatgaaaatctaagcggagggagataggctttcgaaattgctcgagtGGAAAATAGTTCATTGTAGGGGGGTGTACacatttgctcatttttgacccacaaaatcgagattttcgaaatcaagttactgtgctaggatagaagcctaggcaacgctgattatagaaccggaaatcccaattggatcggatgaatataataggagatatcgcagattgaaaattgcatattttgaaaaatgccattttccagatgaaaatctcaacggagggagacaggctttcgaaaatgctcgtaatagattcagcgtgtccagaaacctatattttcataccaaagtttcaaatatctggccttgtttgggagaaaataattttttttgtttttccacttttcattttcgagttgagtccgaagagctgtttggttttctagaatcttcgaaataaattctatgcactcaatatcctgagacattaatagaacatccttatttttagagagtggaaaataggtcattgtaggggggtctaatcccttgctcattttttaccctcaaaatcgagaatttcgaaatagaGGAttcgtgctagggtagaagtctaggcaacgctgattatggaaccgggaatctcaattggttcagatgaatataacaggagatatcgcagattgaaaattgcaatttttcaaaaatgccatgttccagatgaaaatcttaacggagatagataggctctcgaaaatgctcgcaatatatTTGTAGAGGCATAATATAATTGTGACAGTTTTGTGGTCGAAACATAGATATAGTTTTTAGTTCTAtgtaaataattagaatttaaattatcacctatgtgttaaaaaacaattgataaaaaaatacataaaaagtcACACTGAAGTATTGTATGTTTTCTCTGTATTTCATATTCTAATAATACAACATTGGTGACCCCGAGGTGCGAAGTAAACTCGCTGAAATGTCGCAAGCTGAATCCCCAAGTGTGGAAGAAAATCAAGTTCCAGAAAACAATCTACCAGAAATCAACAAAATCTCAGTTAAAATTCCACCTTTTTGGTCAGAGAAACCGGAACGTTGGTTTTATCAAATAGATGCTCAATTTAGAATTAATGGTATCAGAAAGGACTCACTGAAATTCGACTATTTAATATCCCAGCTGGAACCTTCCTTAATAGACAATATTTGGGATATAGCAACCGGTTCAGATGATAATAAATATCAGCTTGCCAAAGAAAGATTGACGAGCATATTCGCAGAAAGTGAAGAAAAACGAATAAAGAGATTATTAACAGGGCAAAACCTTGGTGATCTGAAACCAAGTCAACTGTTAAGGAAATTGAAAACTCTAGCAGGTACTGATATATCAGAAAGAGTAATAAAAACCTTGTGGTTGGAAAATCTaccaatcaatataaaaaatgtagtGATCACAAGTGAAGAAGGTGTTAATCGTCTTGCAATCATGGCTGATAAAATTTATGAGTTAAACCCACCAAATGAATTGTATGGTATTAAAGGTTCAGGTTCCAATGCAACTAAAAGTACTTCCAATGAACTTGAAGAATTGAGAACAGAAGTAGCGGAACTTACTAAAGCTATCAAACAGTTCAGTATAAGTTATGAAAAAAGACCTACTAGGTGAAGTCTAACCCCTGGGAGAGGCCGAGATAGATCGAAATCAAGACAAAAATTCAATCCAGAAGGAAAATACTGTTATTTTCACTACAGATATGGTAAAAAATGCCGCCCTGAAAAATGTACTGGTCCTTGTGCTTGGAAAAAGCCGGAAAACTCCAGTCAGTAGTGGAAAGTGCAGCAACATCTACTACTGATTCAGTTACTTGCTGCAACTCTCGTTTATTCATGTTAGACAGGAACACGGGTTTGCAATTTTTAGTGGACAGCGGTGCTGAcgtatcaattattccatatgGTCAGAAAACTTCAGCACAGGTAAATTCGAACAATGACTTCATCTTGTATGCTGCTAATGGTACTCGGATACCCACCTATGGCATCATAATTATGGAAATCGATTTAGGTCTAAGGCGTGCATTTAGATGGCCTTTCATCATCGCCAAAACCTCAAGAGGCATTCTGGGTGCtgactttttgaaaaaattcaacctaCTCGTCGATCTGAAGAGACAACAGTTGGTGGATGGCGACACTAAGCTTTGCAGAAAAGGTGAATTGGCGTCCATCACATCAGAAGATGTAGTGAGTACTTTAGTCAGTGAAAAACTTGATAAATTCAGTGTACTATTGAACAATTATTCTGAGTTAACTCGACCAAATTTTCTGCCTAGTAATGTTAAGCACAATGTTAAACACCATATCGTTACAACAGGACAGCCAGTATTTTCGAAACCTAGACGtcttgataaccaaaaattgaCTATAGCTAAGAAAGAATTTCAGTTTATGTTGGACAATGGTATTATTCAACCATCAAAGTCACAATGGGCTAGTCCTTTACATTTagtcaagaagaaagacggtTCCTGGCGTCCATGTGGAGACTATAGGCGATTGAACGAAAGAACTCTTCCCGATCGATATCCTATTCCTCGAATCGAAGATTTCAATCATATATTgggtaaaaaacaatttttttcaaaaattgacctTCATAAGGCTTATTTCCATATACCAATAGCCGAAGAAGATAGACATAAAACCGCCATTACAACTCCATTCgggttatttgaatttatagCTATGCCATTCGGACTACGAAATGCCCCTTCAACATTTCAACGGTTTATTCATGAAGTTTTGGCAGGTTTAGAATTTGTATTTTCTTATATTGATGATATACTTATAGCGTCTACCTCTGAAGAAGAACATATTCTAcatttaaaattggttttaGATAGACTTTTGAAATACGGTCTTAGAATCAATGTTGCAAAATCACAATTTGGTGTCCACGCAATTGAATTTTTGGGATATTTTATTACTCCAGAAGGATCAAAACCACTGCCAGATAAAGTACATACTATTGTTGACTTGCAACGACCAAAAACAATTCATGAGTTGCGACAGTTTTTAGgcataataaatttttatagacCTTTCATTAAAAATGCAGCTCACACCCAAGCAGGCTTAAATGAACTACTAAAGGGTGCGCG
The window above is part of the Coccinella septempunctata chromosome 8, icCocSept1.1, whole genome shotgun sequence genome. Proteins encoded here:
- the LOC123319286 gene encoding uncharacterized protein LOC123319286 translates to MSQAESPSVEENQVPENNLPEINKISVKIPPFWSEKPERWFYQIDAQFRINGIRKDSLKFDYLISQLEPSLIDNIWDIATGSDDNKYQLAKERLTSIFAESEEKRIKRLLTGQNLGDLKPSQLLRKLKTLAGTDISERVIKTLWLENLPINIKNVVITSEEGVNRLAIMADKIYELNPPNELYGIKGSGSNATKSTSNELEELRTEVAELTKAIKQFSISYEKRPTR